In a genomic window of Physeter macrocephalus isolate SW-GA chromosome 14, ASM283717v5, whole genome shotgun sequence:
- the LOC102985659 gene encoding 60S ribosomal protein L13a-like translates to MNTNPSRGPYHFRAPSRIFWRTVRGMLPHKTKRGQAALDRLKVFDGIPPPYDKKKRMMVPAALKVVHLKPTRKFAYLGRLAHEVGWKYQAVTATLEEKRKEKAKIHYRKKKQLMRLRKQAEKNIEKKID, encoded by the coding sequence ATGAACACCAACCCCTCCCGTGGCCCCTACCACTTCCGAGCCCCCAGCCGCATCTTCTGGCGGACAGTGCGAGGCATGCTGCCCCACAAGACCAAGCGAGGCCAGGCCGCTCTGGACCGCCTCAAGGTGTTTGATGGGATCCCGCCACCCTATGACAAGAAAAAGCGGATGATGGTTCCTGCCGCCCTCAAGGTTGTGCATCTGAAGCCTACACGGAAGTTTGCCTACCTAGGGCGCCTGGCTCATGAGGTTGGCTGGAAGTACCAGGCAGTAACGGCTACactggaggagaagagaaaggagaaggccAAGATCCACTACCGGAAAAAGAAGCAGCTCATGAGGCTACGGAAGCAGGCCGAAAAGAACATAGAGAAGAAAATCGACTGA